Sequence from the Streptomyces peucetius genome:
ACCAGGGAGACCTGTGGCTCCCAGCCGAGTTCCTTGCGGATGAGGGTGTTGTCGCTGTTGCGGCCCCGTACGCCGAGGGGTCCGGCAACGTGGCAGTGCTCAAGCGTGACCCCTGCGATCTGCTCCACGAGCGCATACAACTGATTGATGGAAACGACCTTGTCCGAGCCGATGTTGATCGGTTCGGCGTGCTCGCTACGGGTGAGGCGCAGGGTGCCCTCGACGCAGTCGTCGATGAAGGTGAAGCTGCGGGTCTGCTCACCGTCGCCCCAGATCTCGATCTCGTGTTTCCCGGCGAGAGCGGCGAGCGCGACCTTGCGGCAGGCCGCGGCGGGAGCCTTCTCACGGCCGCCCGTCCAGGTGCCGTAAGGGCCGTAGACATTGTGGTAACGAGCGGTGCGGGTGGCCAGTCCGTAATCCTCGCGGAAATGGCGTGCCATTCGCTCGCTGAAGAGCTTCTCCCAGCCGTAGCCGTCCTCGGGCATGGCGGGGTAGGCGTCCTGCTCGCGCAATGGCAGTACGTTGCTGGCGACCTGTTTGTCGGCGGCGTACACGCAGGCGGACGAGGAGTAGAAGTACCGGTCGACGCCCGCGTGCCGCGCGGCCAGCAGCATGTGGGTGCTGGACAACACCGAGAGCATGCAGGCGGCCTTGTTGCTCTCGATGAAGCCCATGCCTCCCATGTCGGCGGCAAGGTGGTACACCTCGCCCGCGCCGCTGTCGAGGATCTCGTAGCAGGTGTCGAGCAGCGAGACGTCGTGCACCTCGTTCAAAGCGTCGTGGTGGAGCTGGTACCACTCGTCGTACGGCTTGCGGTCCACCGCCCGCACACTCTTGCCCTCAGCGAGAAGAGCCCGCGTCAGATGTCCGCCGATAAAACCACCGGCCCCTGTCACCACGGCGTCAACGTCAGTCACGCTTTCGCCTTCCTTGTGCTAGGCAGTCACTTTCGATAAAGAATACATTTGGGAGCAAAAGCGCCATTTTTGGCGCTCCGGCTGATGAGGAAATCTCGCCCATTCCCACCCGTCCGCAGGAGTCACGGGCCCAGGCGCTGTGCGTCGGCCGCGGGTGACTGCACAGCCCGATTCACACGCCTTCCCCCATCGTCCTTCGGCGGCAGGTCCCTGCAGTCGAGGTGGCAGCGCCGGGCGTAGTCGAACGGGACCTCGTGGCCATCGAGGGCGGTGTTCCAGCGTTCGGCGACGGCGTTCTGCACGAGGGGCGAGTTCCGGGTCCATCCGGCTTCAGCGCGCACAGTGGCCGATGCCGATGTCCACCAAGTGCCCGCGCGTATGGACGAACGAGCGCTGCCCGCCGGGCCCGAGGAATCAGGACGAGTAGAGCCGGGGCACGGATCAACGTCTTCTCTGCATACCACCTGGGTCATTCGTGTGGAGCGGCGCCCTGCGGCGCCGCCGGTGAGCATGGGGCTGTCCCTTCCGTCCTTGGTCCCGGGGGCGAAGCGCATGCCGTGATGCACCGCCGCCGACGCTCCCGGCAGCGCTGCCGGCCGGCGCGGTAGCGAGGCGCGGGCCGTGCGTCCTCGGTCCGCCGGGCGAGGTGGGCTCATTCCGCCAGCAACTCGGTC
This genomic interval carries:
- a CDS encoding NAD-dependent epimerase/dehydratase family protein, with amino-acid sequence MTDVDAVVTGAGGFIGGHLTRALLAEGKSVRAVDRKPYDEWYQLHHDALNEVHDVSLLDTCYEILDSGAGEVYHLAADMGGMGFIESNKAACMLSVLSSTHMLLAARHAGVDRYFYSSSACVYAADKQVASNVLPLREQDAYPAMPEDGYGWEKLFSERMARHFREDYGLATRTARYHNVYGPYGTWTGGREKAPAAACRKVALAALAGKHEIEIWGDGEQTRSFTFIDDCVEGTLRLTRSEHAEPINIGSDKVVSINQLYALVEQIAGVTLEHCHVAGPLGVRGRNSDNTLIRKELGWEPQVSLVNGLEVTYRWVYDQVKAQLGSGTRQI